The following proteins are encoded in a genomic region of Bacillus sp. FJAT-22090:
- a CDS encoding ABC transporter ATP-binding protein, protein MIQVQDVNHTFLIGKKGKEKKVPVLKGLSFEVEQGEIVAIVGKSGSGKSTLLHTIAGFMSPEQGSITVNGKETAYLNEAERAQFRLNNFGFIFQNFQLMPGLTASENIELPLKLKGVSSKKRKANVKQLLQKVGLQEVADHYPNELSGGQQQRVSIARALITNPPIIFADEPTGSLDSETEQDILLLIQDLNQGLGVTFVIITHDEEVASIAHRKFKMHDGELVKGGAPYVV, encoded by the coding sequence ATGATACAAGTACAGGATGTAAATCATACATTTTTAATCGGGAAAAAAGGAAAGGAAAAGAAAGTGCCTGTTTTAAAAGGGCTATCTTTTGAAGTGGAGCAAGGAGAGATTGTTGCGATAGTTGGAAAAAGCGGCTCAGGTAAGTCTACTTTGCTTCACACAATAGCAGGTTTTATGAGTCCAGAACAAGGATCCATTACTGTGAATGGTAAGGAAACTGCTTATTTAAATGAAGCAGAAAGAGCACAGTTCCGATTAAATAATTTTGGATTCATCTTTCAAAATTTTCAATTGATGCCGGGACTAACAGCGTCAGAAAATATAGAGCTTCCGCTTAAATTAAAGGGAGTATCTTCTAAAAAAAGAAAAGCTAATGTAAAACAATTGCTACAAAAAGTTGGACTACAAGAAGTAGCAGATCATTATCCAAATGAATTATCAGGGGGGCAGCAACAGCGTGTAAGTATTGCACGTGCGCTCATAACTAATCCACCGATTATCTTTGCAGATGAACCTACTGGTAGCTTAGACTCGGAAACAGAGCAAGACATTTTATTGCTTATACAGGATCTTAATCAAGGATTAGGTGTAACGTTTGTCATTATTACCCATGATGAAGAGGTTGCAAGTATTGCACATCGTAAATTTAAAATGCATGACGGGGAACTAGTAAAAGGAGGTGCTCCATATGTTGTTTAA
- a CDS encoding ABC transporter permease — protein MLFKDQVDFVRQHIKKNKLRVFMTVLAATMGCAFLIVLASIGFGIQDTMRKEILQDQAITEVEVYPNGDEELDISQIRSIEHIDAIVQRLNLNAMANSQIEDRSLQGNVILTNFDEEQKSNLQLSEGRMPEKDNEIIVGYQFAESLLTDAERKEMEQNAEENAEQIGGYKDSLIGKTISLSLQSYETEEAFQEKWNFTIVGVTENPARDWIIDTNVLVNESWKDKFKEVIVANSEIEVVEEDLFYAQTKVFTSSLEHVKSVTEDLKEKGYNVYSVSEQLEQIDVFFMAFKIGLIFVGTIAVLISSIGIFNTMTMAVTERTREIGVMKAIGASPKLIQRLFLMESAWIGIIGTVLAVIISYAVSLLANLVLPMVVGAALGDEDIQNLSITFSLIPWQLVVIASIISIGVAMISGWRPARKATNIDVIHALRQEL, from the coding sequence ATGTTGTTTAAAGACCAAGTTGATTTTGTACGTCAACATATTAAGAAGAATAAACTGAGAGTATTTATGACGGTTCTAGCTGCCACAATGGGATGTGCATTTTTAATCGTGCTTGCCTCCATCGGGTTCGGAATTCAAGATACAATGCGGAAAGAAATATTACAAGATCAAGCGATTACAGAAGTAGAAGTGTATCCAAATGGTGACGAGGAACTGGATATTTCACAAATAAGATCTATTGAGCATATAGATGCAATCGTACAAAGGTTAAATTTAAATGCTATGGCTAATTCTCAAATAGAGGATCGTAGCCTTCAAGGAAATGTAATTCTTACAAACTTTGACGAGGAACAAAAATCAAATCTACAATTATCAGAAGGAAGAATGCCAGAAAAGGATAATGAAATAATAGTTGGCTATCAGTTTGCGGAAAGTTTGTTAACAGATGCAGAACGTAAAGAAATGGAACAAAATGCAGAAGAAAATGCAGAACAAATCGGAGGATACAAGGACTCTTTAATCGGAAAAACAATTTCTTTATCACTTCAGTCTTATGAAACTGAGGAAGCTTTTCAGGAGAAATGGAATTTTACAATTGTTGGAGTTACAGAAAATCCAGCAAGAGATTGGATTATAGATACAAATGTGTTGGTTAACGAATCTTGGAAGGACAAGTTTAAAGAAGTAATTGTTGCGAATTCAGAAATAGAAGTAGTAGAAGAAGATTTATTTTATGCACAAACGAAAGTATTTACCTCTAGTTTAGAGCATGTAAAATCAGTTACAGAAGATCTAAAGGAAAAAGGCTATAATGTCTATTCGGTCTCTGAACAGTTGGAACAAATAGATGTTTTTTTCATGGCATTTAAAATTGGCCTTATATTTGTAGGCACAATTGCAGTATTGATTTCATCCATTGGAATCTTTAACACAATGACTATGGCTGTAACTGAAAGAACTCGAGAAATAGGAGTCATGAAGGCGATAGGGGCAAGTCCCAAGCTTATTCAACGGTTATTCTTAATGGAAAGTGCTTGGATTGGTATTATTGGAACAGTTTTAGCTGTGATCATTTCATATGCAGTGAGTTTACTGGCAAATTTGGTATTGCCAATGGTAGTAGGAGCAGCGTTAGGGGATGAAGATATTCAAAATCTATCCATTACTTTTTCGTTGATTCCATGGCAGCTTGTTGTTATTGCATCGATCATTAGCATAGGGGTTGCAATGATTTCTGGTTGGAGACCCGCACGAAAGGCAACGAATATTGATGTAATCCATGCTTTAAGACAGGAATTATAA